One segment of Actinomycetota bacterium DNA contains the following:
- a CDS encoding maleylpyruvate isomerase family mycothiol-dependent enzyme, with amino-acid sequence MTDAYALRNMVEAEQDDFATLLRGLTSEQWETPSLCKGWSVHDAVIHIAIHAHTNPVQRITQLARVGFSEDRQMEPERTRSTSELVDWLASPATLGGRFDILTQLSELVIHQQDVRRPLGIVRQIPAERLSVVLDFGIAASGLTWTMAFSRRRAKGLRLVASDIGWWVGTGPEVHGPGEAILMALNGRAHALEDLTGEGTKELASRISA; translated from the coding sequence ATGACCGACGCCTACGCCCTGCGCAACATGGTCGAAGCCGAGCAGGACGACTTCGCAACACTCTTGCGAGGACTGACATCTGAGCAGTGGGAGACACCTTCGCTGTGCAAGGGCTGGTCCGTACATGACGCCGTGATCCATATCGCCATCCACGCGCACACCAATCCCGTTCAGCGCATCACCCAACTGGCCCGTGTCGGGTTCTCCGAAGACCGCCAGATGGAACCAGAGCGCACTCGCTCGACCAGCGAGCTCGTTGACTGGCTGGCCTCACCGGCCACGCTCGGCGGACGGTTCGACATCCTCACCCAACTCTCCGAGCTCGTGATCCACCAGCAAGACGTACGCCGGCCACTCGGGATCGTCCGCCAAATCCCGGCCGAGCGGCTATCGGTCGTACTCGACTTCGGCATCGCCGCAAGCGGTTTGACCTGGACCATGGCGTTCTCGCGTCGGCGGGCGAAAGGCCTCCGACTGGTCGCTTCCGACATCGGATGGTGGGTCGGAACCGGACCAGAAGTCCATGGCCCCGGCGAAGCCATTCTCATGGCGCTCAACGGCCGCGCCCACGCCCTTGAGGATCTAACCGGCGAGGGCACGAAAGAACTCGCGAGTCGCATCAGCGCGTAG